Within Fusobacterium periodonticum ATCC 33693, the genomic segment AATTATTAACGAGTTAAGTATAATAATAGAGAACAAACTATAAATAAAGTTGCAACAACTTCAGTTGCTTTTGCTAAAGGTCCTCCATCTTTATTGATACCAAAAATTGTGTTAGAAGCACCCATTCCCATACTTGCTGTCATACCATGGCTTCTATCAGGTTGTATTAAAACTAAAACTATTAGTATAAATGCTGATAAGAATAATAATA encodes:
- the secG gene encoding preprotein translocase subunit SecG, with the protein product MSTLLNVLLFLSAFILIVLVLIQPDRSHGMTASMGMGASNTIFGINKDGGPLAKATEVVATLFIVCSLLLYLTR